One region of Quercus lobata isolate SW786 chromosome 2, ValleyOak3.0 Primary Assembly, whole genome shotgun sequence genomic DNA includes:
- the LOC115971567 gene encoding uncharacterized protein LOC115971567, producing the protein MSITRIVADDSNSEPKKARMEIRSALSFSDEDKVGTIQPHDDALVVNLRIGDLTSYDSPLVSFDGKVVIPKGQIRLPVQAGSKVVEVDFIVVDAYSPYTAIMARLWLYALGAISSTLHLKVKYPSGDWVEELSKSSALPVDGQANEAKCEDLEKFAIGNDPEKFFQVGAQLPPQEKVELVEFLKTNVDVFAWNAYEAPGVDPSFICHHLNVNPSVTPRKQPPRHSSKDHSDAVRDEVMKFKQARAIKEVFYLEWLANTVVVKKKTGKWRVCVDFTDLNKACPKDPFPIPRIDQLVGTTVGHPRMSFLDAFQGYHQISLALDDQERTTFVTPIGNCHYKVMPFGLKNAGGLFSLSLGLFDLL; encoded by the exons ATGTCCATAACTCGAATAGTAGCTGATGACTCTAATTCGGAGCCAAAGAAGGCTAGAATGGAGATCCGATCGGCGCTGAGTTTTTCAGACGAGGATAAGGTGGGAACCATCCAACCACACgatgatgctttggtggtcaaCCTCAGAATagggg ATCTGACATCCTATGATTCACCTTTGGTGAGCTTCGATGGGAAGGTTGTCATCCCGAAGGGCCAAATTAGGTTACCCGTGCAGGCAGGTTCAAAAGTGGTTGAAGTGGATTTCATTGTAGTGGATGCATACTCTCCTTATACGGCCATTATGGCAAGGCTCTGGCTTTATGCCCTAGGGGCCATTTCTTCAACTCTgcatttgaaagtaaaatatcCATCAGGGGACTGGGTTGAGGAGCTG TCAAAGTCTTCGGCATTACCTGTAGACGGGCAAGCCAATGAGGCGAAGTGTGAGGATTTAGAGAAATTTGCCATAGGTAATGATCCAGAGAAGTTTTTCCAAGTTGGGGCTCAGCTACCGCCTCAGGAGAAGGTAGAGCTGGTGGAATTTCTCAAGACAAACGTTGATGTGTTTGCTTGGAATGCCTACGAAGCTCCTGGGGTGGATCCGAGCTTCATCTGCCATCATTTAAACGTCAATCCATCTGTCACCCCTAGGAAACAACCACCTCGGCACTCATCTAAGGATCATTCTGATGCTGTCAGGGACGAGGTGATGAAGTTTAAGCAGGCtagggctattaaagaggtgtTCTACCTTGAATGGCTGGCTAATACAgtggtggtaaaaaagaaaactgggAAGTGGCGTGTATGTGTAGATTTTACGGACTTGAATAAAGCCTGCCCAAAGGACCCCTTCCCCATACCTCGGATTGATCAGCTGGTAGGCACAACAgtaggccatcctcggatgagctttttggacgCTTTTCAAGGCTACCATCAGATATCTTTGGCTCTAGATGATCAAGAGAGGACAACCTTTGTTACTCCTATCGGGAATtgccattacaaggtgatgccctttggtttaaaaaatgcgGGCGGCCTTTTCAGCTTGAGCCTTGGTCTTTTCGACCTCCTCTAG
- the LOC115971558 gene encoding uncharacterized protein LOC115971558 encodes MVVHSKNEALMCKVFPSNLRPVAMRWFDGLGAGSIDSFKELTQAFGSRFITCSRVPRPLDSLLSLSIREGETLKTYSDRYWEILNEIDGDFDDVAIGTFKVGLPPEHGLRKSLTGKPVTSVCQLMDQIDKYKKVEEDQQQGKGKGKVISQKRRDFKSDRYNNNRP; translated from the coding sequence ATGGTTGTGCACTCTAAGAAcgaggccttgatgtgcaaggtattcCCATCTAACTTGAGGCCTGTCGCAATGAGGTGGTTCGATGGTTTAGGTGCAGGTTCCATTGATTCCTTTAAAGAGCTCACTCAAGCATTTGGATCCCGCTTTATCACGTGtagcagggttcctcggcctttaGATTCCTTGTTGTCCCTATCCATAAGAGAAGGGGAGACCTTGAAAACATAttcggatagatactgggagatattaaatgagatagatggtGATTTTGACGACGTGGCCATCGGGACTTTCAAGGTCGGCCTACCTCCTGAACACGGCCTGAGGAAGTCTTTGACCGGGAAGCCTGTTACCAGCGTATGCCAGCTTATGGATCAGATTGATAAGTATAAGAAGGTTGAGGAGGACCAACAGCAGGGCAAAGGAAAGGGTAAAGTTATCTCTCAGAagaggagggatttcaagtCGGACCGCTACAATAATAACAGACCTTAG